The following are encoded in a window of Harmonia axyridis chromosome 7, icHarAxyr1.1, whole genome shotgun sequence genomic DNA:
- the LOC123684784 gene encoding uncharacterized protein LOC123684784, which produces MLNQGMLNDDPPTNPKMLYPVIFIVLCFYLHTAMADCPSLCECKWKSGKETVICLNANLSHVPLHLDSGTQVIDLTGNIFPVLKSEEFSRAGLLNLQKIFLSRCRLKTLQRYVFKNLKNLVELDLSVNFLSSIPTHTFDSIYELRELKLNDNPIRILMDEAFANVPQLVRLELNDCKIADVEPRAFVGLERSLEWLKLDGNELTGIEATSLTRLENLHGLELASNPWNCSCALRPLRDWMLRTNVPFGVPPLCHSPNRLNGKSWEKLDLDEFACVPEIAPGDTITHGVEGRNVTMTCRIAGIPEPNVRWSLRNKLIANLSGTPNTNGRKLYVMQVQNDSSDLTIFSADLQDAGVYVCSAENKAGKVEASVTLAVSRKPHDQSISVKVLLVSILIGILLVVVLCFISLCLCSKRKTKKWRTRECSMEENYEKIELNHKVSDKNGGMQRNNEISVVNRRNGDYSVVPAADTDQELDDDETSTLDIASRSSQWTKDLDKEKKWGSPDNLQNHDMQMPSRMISDTREDHPQITTSTSGTFNKPKDKSPPSTLHCYPQISRGSPEGYRSSPNSRPLNMPLDPVGRKFPDIVGTSTTNPFTFNPRRTNSEGGSVNDISELFCTLPRKTRKYRSTDSEAPLLSDSRYVSSGGDSYGSQESSTLRKFGDTYRYTANNLNREKISNSYLNLCRVERPSAHLEQHKATPLLNVSGLENRPTRPEIFSPTSGTPNANSYDYHATQLERFLEEYRCLQKQLTKMKETCDNLRHDTNYLKSVSRTSSSDDMKKGRRTGSVDGACSPNDNSLECGGKVQSDLTKYLLAKSSSPKPYATSTLFNN; this is translated from the exons ATGCTGAATCAAGGCATGCTCAACGATGATCCCCCCACCAATCCAAAAATGCTCTACCCTGTGATCTTCATTGTTCTCTGCTTCTATCTGCACACAGCCATGGCTGATTGCCCCTCCCTCTGCGAGTGCAAATGGAAGAGTGGCAAAGAAACTGTCATCTGTCTCAACGCCAACCTATCCCACGTGCCTCTACATCTTGATTCAGGCACACAAGTTATAGACCTCACCGGAAACATATTTCCAGTGCTCAAAAGCGAGGAGTTCAGTAGAGCTGGACTATTGAACCTCCAGAAGATCTTCCTGTCCAGGTGCCGGTTAAAAACACTGCAACGCTACGTGTTCAAAAACCTCAAGAACCTGGTGGAGTTAGATCTAAGTGTCAATTTCTTGAGTTCCATACCAACCCACACTTTTGATTCGATTTACGAGCTCCGAGAGttaaaattgaatgataatCCAATTAGGATTCTAATGGATGAGGCTTTCGCTAATGTTCCTCAGTTGGTGAGACTGGAACTGAACGATTGCAAGATAGCAGATGTTGAACCAAGAGCTTTCGTAGGTCTAGAAAGGTCTTTAGAGTGGTTGAAACTAGATGGTAATGAGCTGACAGGGATCGAAGCTACATCCTTGACCAGACTAGAAAACCTTCACGGCTTAGAGTTAGCCAGCAATCCTTGGAACTGCTCCTGCGCTCTCCGACCTCTGAGAGACTGGATGCTGCGGACCAACGTACCGTTCGGAGTGCCTCCTCTTTGCCACAGTCCAAACCGCCTCAACGGCAAGTCCTGGGAGAAACTGGATCTAGACGAGTTTGCCTGCGTCCCTGAAATAGCACCTGGTGATACCATAACCCATGGAGTAGAGGGAAGAAACGTCACGATGACCTGTAGGATAGCAGGGATACCAGAACCAAACGTCCGATGGAGCCTTAGGAATAAACTGATAGCGAACCTATCGGGAACTCCGAATACTAACGGTAGAAAACTGTACGTGATGCAAGTGCAGAATGATTCCAGTGATCTGACAATTTTCAGTGCGGATTTACAAGACGCTGGTGTATACGTTTGTTCCGCGGAAAACAAGGCTGGTAAGGTGGAGGCTAGTGTGACCTTGGCGGTGTCGAGGAAGCCTCATGATCAATCCATAAGTGTCAAGGTTTTGCTTGTTAGCATTCTCATAGGAATCCTGCTCGTTGTGGTCTTGTGCTTCATCAGTTTGTGTCTCTGTTCGAAGAGGAAGACGAAAAAGTGGCGTACGCGTGAGTGTTCCATGGAGGAGAACTACGAGAAGATCGAGCTGAACCATAAAGTGAGTGATAAGAACGGTGGAATGCAGAGGAACAATGAGATATCAGTTGTGAACAGACGAAACGGTGATTATAGTGTGGTTCCTGCAGCGGATACTGATCAAGAGTTGGACGACGATGAGACGTCGACTTTGGATATAGCGTCCAGGTCGTCGCAGTGGACGAAGGATCTGGATAAGGAAAAGAAGTGGGGATCTCCTGATAACTTGCAGAATCATGATATGCAGATGCCTAGTAGGATGATAAGTGATACGAG AGAAGATCATCCTCAGATCACCACTTCGACGTCTGGTACATTTAATAAACCCAAGGACAAGTCTCCACCGTCGACATTGCACTGCTACCCCCAAATATCCAGAGGCTCGCCTGAAGGATACAGATCTTCACCAAACTCCAGGCCACTAAACATGCCCTTAGACCCGGTCGGCAGAAAATTCCCAGACATCGTAGGTACAAGCACCACAAACCCCTTTACATTCAACCCTAGAAGGACCAACAGCGAGGGCGGCAGCGTCAATGACATCTCTGAACTCTTCTGCACCCTTCCGAGGAAAACAAGAAAGTACAGGAGCACGGACAGCGAAGCACCCTTATTGTCTGATAGTAGGTACGTGAGTAGTGGTGGAGACAGCTACGGAAGTCAAGAGTCCTCCACTTTGAGGAAATTCGGAGATACATACAGATACACTGCGAATAATCTCAACAGAGAGAAGATATCAAACAGTTACCTCAATCTCTGTAGGGTGGAAAGACCTTCCGCTCACCTCGAGCAACACAAAGCCACCCCTTTGCTTAATGTTTCCGGTTTAGAGAACAGACCCACGCGACCGGAAATATTCTCACCTACTTCCGGCACCCCTAACGCAAACAGCTACGATTATCACGCAACCCAGTTGGAACGGTTTTTGGAGGAGTATAGGTGTTTGCAGAAGCAGCTGACGAAGATGAAAGAGACGTGTGACAACTTGAGACATGACACCAACTATCTGAAGTCGGTGTCCAGGACGAGTTCTAGCGATGACATGAAGAAAGGAAGAAGGACAGGTTCTGTTGATGGAGCTTGTTCTCCGAATGATAACTCTTTGGAGTGTGGTGGTAAGGTTCAGAGCGATCTCACTAAGTATTTGTTGGCAAAGAGTTCGTCTCCAAAGCCGTATGCTACTAGCACCTTGTTTAACAATTGA